One window of Desulfobacca acetoxidans DSM 11109 genomic DNA carries:
- a CDS encoding 2-isopropylmalate synthase produces the protein MPKKVIIFDTTLRDGEQSPGASLNTKEKIQIAKHLEMLRVDVIEAGFPFASRGDLGAVRSIAQEIRSVQIAGLARARKDDLDAAWLAIKEAENPRIHTFISTSDIHLKYQMQKTREQVLEEAAAAVKYAARLTSNVEFSAMDASRSDLDYVAQVFTAAIAAGATTVNFPDTVGYAIPEEFGAKIKYLVEHIPNIHQAVISVHCHNDLGLAVANSLAAIMNGALQVECTINGIGERAGNTSMEEVVMALATRKDFFDYYTDVVTQHIYPTSRLVSKLTGMLVQPNKAIVGANAFAHESGIHQDAVLKEASTFEIMTPQSIGIKESTLPLGKLSGRHALREKLKVMGYGLAEDDLNRVFVRFKDLADRKKHIFDEDLESLVEMEVLRRSAPEHYKLAELVVLTGTMAKPTATVKLEIDGEVHRYSTFGDGPIDATFNAIKHLTKSHCNLLKFSVSSITGGTDALGEISVRLEEEGNTVTGRGVDPDIVTASARAFLNGLNRLYYLKQAADAGEKQV, from the coding sequence ATGCCGAAAAAAGTCATCATTTTTGATACCACGCTGCGTGATGGCGAGCAATCGCCTGGTGCCAGCTTGAATACCAAAGAGAAGATTCAGATCGCCAAACACCTGGAGATGTTGCGGGTGGATGTCATAGAGGCGGGCTTTCCTTTCGCCTCACGGGGCGATTTGGGGGCGGTACGCAGCATCGCACAGGAAATCCGCTCGGTACAGATCGCCGGTCTGGCCCGTGCCAGGAAAGACGATCTCGATGCGGCCTGGCTGGCCATTAAGGAAGCGGAAAATCCGCGCATTCACACCTTTATTTCCACCTCCGATATTCATCTGAAATATCAGATGCAAAAAACCCGGGAGCAGGTGTTGGAAGAAGCCGCGGCGGCGGTAAAATATGCCGCTCGTCTGACCTCCAACGTTGAGTTTTCGGCCATGGACGCCTCACGCAGCGATCTGGATTACGTTGCCCAGGTTTTTACTGCGGCCATCGCTGCCGGGGCAACGACGGTAAATTTTCCCGATACGGTGGGCTATGCCATTCCGGAGGAATTCGGTGCCAAGATAAAATACCTGGTGGAACATATCCCCAACATCCATCAGGCGGTGATCAGCGTTCACTGTCATAATGACCTGGGTCTGGCGGTAGCCAATTCCCTGGCGGCCATCATGAATGGTGCCCTGCAGGTGGAGTGCACCATCAATGGCATCGGAGAGCGGGCCGGCAATACCTCAATGGAGGAAGTGGTCATGGCCCTGGCGACTCGCAAGGACTTTTTTGATTATTATACAGATGTTGTTACGCAGCATATCTATCCCACCAGTCGGCTGGTAAGTAAACTGACCGGCATGCTGGTGCAGCCCAACAAGGCCATTGTCGGGGCCAACGCCTTTGCTCACGAGTCTGGTATCCATCAAGATGCGGTGCTCAAAGAAGCCAGCACCTTTGAAATCATGACGCCCCAGTCCATCGGTATTAAAGAGAGCACTTTGCCGTTGGGAAAACTTTCAGGTCGGCACGCCCTGAGAGAGAAGCTGAAGGTTATGGGATACGGCTTGGCTGAGGATGATTTGAACCGTGTTTTTGTCCGTTTCAAGGATCTGGCCGACCGCAAGAAGCACATTTTTGACGAGGACCTGGAAAGTCTGGTGGAAATGGAGGTCCTGCGGCGGTCGGCACCGGAGCACTATAAACTGGCGGAGCTGGTGGTTTTGACCGGCACGATGGCCAAACCGACAGCGACCGTAAAACTGGAGATCGACGGCGAGGTGCATCGCTATTCCACCTTCGGCGATGGCCCTATCGACGCCACGTTCAACGCCATTAAACACCTGACAAAATCCCATTGCAATCTGCTGAAGTTTTCTGTCAGTTCCATTACCGGGGGGACCGACGCCTTGGGAGAGATCAGCGTACGGCTGGAAGAGGAAGGCAACACCGTGACCGGCCGGGGTGTTGATCCGGATATCGTCACCGCCAGCGCCCGGGCCTTTTTGAACGGACTGAACCGGCTTTATTATCTGAAACAGGCTGCCGACGCCGGCGAGAAGCAGGTCTAA
- the pssA gene encoding CDP-diacylglycerol--serine O-phosphatidyltransferase, which yields MSRRRKKPKDRKRFRGIYILPNLITTASLFAGFYAIIESINGGFEIAAMAILVSLVLDGLDGRIARITNSASSFGVQYDSLADLVAFGVAPGLLVYLWALKPYGRYGWVAAFLFMVCGALRLARFNVQIGEIDPRYFNGLPIPAAATMVATSILMYHDLGEWAFSRHVFILIMIYILSFLMVSNIKFYSFKKFELFKRKPFPVLVGAVLLFLVIAIEPKLMGCLLMAAYVISGPLLSLLLLWKRRNLENSHDEESLESKTSEAS from the coding sequence ATGAGCAGGCGTAGAAAGAAACCAAAGGATCGTAAGAGGTTTCGGGGAATTTATATCCTACCTAATCTCATCACTACCGCTAGTCTGTTTGCGGGATTCTATGCCATTATCGAATCCATCAATGGTGGGTTCGAGATTGCCGCCATGGCCATCTTAGTCTCACTGGTGTTGGATGGTTTGGACGGCCGGATTGCCCGGATTACCAACAGCGCCTCTAGTTTTGGGGTACAGTATGATTCACTGGCTGATTTAGTAGCTTTTGGCGTGGCGCCGGGGTTGTTAGTCTATTTGTGGGCCTTGAAACCCTACGGCCGATACGGCTGGGTGGCGGCTTTCCTCTTCATGGTCTGCGGGGCGCTGCGGTTGGCCCGGTTCAACGTGCAGATCGGTGAGATCGATCCCCGTTATTTTAACGGCCTTCCCATTCCTGCCGCGGCCACGATGGTAGCGACCTCGATATTGATGTATCATGATTTGGGGGAATGGGCTTTTAGCCGTCATGTCTTTATCCTCATCATGATCTATATTTTGTCTTTTTTGATGGTGAGCAATATCAAGTTTTACAGCTTCAAGAAATTTGAACTATTCAAACGCAAGCCGTTTCCCGTGCTGGTGGGTGCCGTTTTGCTCTTCCTGGTTATTGCCATTGAACCTAAGCTTATGGGCTGTTTACTCATGGCTGCTTACGTCATTTCAGGACCGTTGTTATCCCTGCTCCTCCTCTGGAAGAGGAGGAACTTAGAAAACAGCCATGATGAAGAGAGTCTGGAAAGTAAGACCTCGGAAGCCTCATAA
- a CDS encoding phosphatidylserine decarboxylase family protein, which yields MKKRNGLIARPGYRFLAAGLSILVLGFWVGQYIVWLGLVCTAFFAYFFRDPERAIPSAPGLLISPADGRIIAWERMREDQFLRQPVHKLSIFMNVFDVHVNRAPLAGRIKAAVYQPGRYLPANNPQAPDQNEQLALHLESAEGIGLVMVQIAGVLARRIISYVQAGDQVDRGERVGLICFGSRVDLYIPEQCQLQVQLGQKVKAGTTIIGRWP from the coding sequence ATGAAAAAACGCAACGGCTTGATCGCCCGTCCCGGATATCGTTTTCTAGCGGCAGGTTTAAGTATCCTGGTGCTGGGATTCTGGGTGGGGCAATATATCGTATGGCTGGGGTTGGTGTGTACCGCGTTTTTTGCATACTTTTTTCGTGATCCAGAGCGTGCGATTCCGTCGGCCCCAGGATTACTGATTTCTCCGGCGGACGGGCGCATCATCGCCTGGGAGCGGATGCGGGAAGATCAATTTCTCAGGCAACCGGTGCACAAACTGAGCATATTCATGAACGTCTTCGATGTTCATGTCAACCGCGCCCCATTGGCAGGGCGGATTAAGGCTGCGGTCTATCAACCCGGGAGATATCTGCCGGCCAACAATCCCCAGGCCCCTGATCAGAATGAGCAATTGGCACTACACCTGGAGTCGGCCGAGGGCATCGGCCTGGTCATGGTTCAAATCGCCGGGGTACTGGCCCGGCGCATTATTTCCTATGTCCAGGCGGGCGATCAGGTAGATCGGGGAGAGCGGGTCGGCCTCATCTGCTTCGGCTCCAGGGTTGATTTATATATACCCGAACAGTGTCAGCTACAGGTGCAGCTAGGACAAAAAGTTAAGGCCGGCACCACCATTATAGGGAGATGGCCATGA
- the ilvC gene encoding ketol-acid reductoisomerase has product MQIYYDADADLKVLQGKKVAIIGFGSQGHAQALNLRDSGVDVLVSEIPNTPNYELAVKYGFAPIGAAEAAQQAQVIQILTQDHVQSMLYENELRPQMGPGKTLVFSHGFNIHFGQITPDSRVDVVMVAPKGPGHLVRSEYEKGAGVPSLVAIHQDASGNALATALAYAKGIGATRAGVIATTFEEETETDLFGEQCVLCGGVSELVKAGFETLVEAGYQPEIAYFECLHELKLIVDLFYQGGISYMRYSVSDTAEYGDYTRGRRIVTEESREEMAQILYEIQSGEFAREWILENQAKRPMFNALRKQEAEHPIEEVGKKLRSMMGWLQRK; this is encoded by the coding sequence ATGCAGATTTACTATGATGCGGATGCGGATTTAAAGGTTTTACAAGGGAAAAAAGTGGCGATTATCGGGTTCGGTTCGCAGGGGCATGCCCAGGCGCTCAACCTGCGGGACAGCGGCGTTGACGTGCTGGTCTCGGAAATTCCCAATACGCCCAACTACGAATTGGCTGTCAAATACGGCTTCGCGCCCATTGGTGCCGCAGAGGCGGCCCAGCAGGCCCAGGTTATTCAGATTTTAACCCAGGACCACGTGCAGTCGATGTTATATGAGAATGAGTTGCGGCCGCAAATGGGCCCCGGCAAGACCCTGGTTTTTTCACACGGTTTCAATATTCACTTCGGCCAGATCACTCCGGATTCCAGGGTGGATGTGGTCATGGTGGCCCCCAAAGGACCGGGGCATCTGGTGCGCAGCGAATATGAGAAAGGCGCCGGGGTGCCATCCCTCGTGGCTATCCATCAGGATGCCTCGGGCAACGCCCTGGCCACTGCTCTGGCCTACGCCAAGGGCATCGGCGCCACTCGGGCGGGAGTTATCGCCACTACTTTTGAGGAAGAGACCGAAACCGATCTCTTCGGCGAACAGTGCGTCTTATGCGGCGGTGTTTCGGAGTTGGTGAAAGCAGGCTTCGAAACCCTGGTGGAGGCAGGCTACCAGCCGGAGATTGCCTATTTTGAGTGTCTGCACGAATTGAAGCTCATCGTTGATCTCTTCTATCAGGGCGGCATTAGCTACATGCGCTATTCCGTGTCTGATACCGCTGAGTATGGCGACTATACGCGGGGCCGCCGCATTGTTACGGAAGAGAGTCGGGAGGAGATGGCCCAGATTCTCTATGAGATCCAGAGCGGTGAATTTGCCCGGGAATGGATTTTGGAAAACCAGGCGAAACGGCCGATGTTTAATGCCCTGCGTAAACAAGAGGCCGAGCATCCCATTGAGGAAGTGGGCAAAAAATTGCGGAGCATGATGGGCTGGCTGCAACGTAAGTAA
- a CDS encoding apolipoprotein A1/A4/E → MTEASGKIIESIKAVIFPELAAIRETQKVILVRLDGIEKRLDAMDKRFDDLRADMNARADDLRAEMKDRAADMNARFDDLRADMNARAAEMKARFDDLRVDMNSRFEELRVDMNARADDLRAEMNVRAAEMNARFDDLRVDMNARAAEMKARVEDLREDMNARAIEMNARFDDLRVDMNARAAEMKARVEDLREDMNARAIEMNARFDDLRVDMNARAAEMKARVEDLREDMNARAIEMNARFEELRADMNARAEELRADMNARFSDYRVELKDRFDDFRGEMNRRFDDFSKTMDKRLDENLRNIDVQLNLVRERLNDQVHRFNRIDEDLKFLRDKKVDEERVFRLDDDVSDLRLKVGAMQEKMSNLEQQVQTKLLKMRPRKEPSAKQTAG, encoded by the coding sequence ATGACGGAAGCCAGTGGTAAGATCATTGAGAGTATCAAGGCGGTTATTTTTCCGGAACTGGCCGCTATCCGCGAAACGCAGAAGGTTATCCTGGTCCGCTTGGACGGCATCGAGAAGCGGCTTGACGCAATGGATAAGCGGTTCGATGACCTGCGGGCTGATATGAATGCCCGGGCCGATGACCTGCGGGCGGAAATGAAGGATCGAGCTGCTGACATGAATGCCCGATTTGATGACCTGCGGGCTGACATGAACGCCCGGGCTGCGGAAATGAAAGCCCGATTTGATGACTTACGGGTCGATATGAACTCCCGATTTGAGGAGCTACGGGTCGACATGAACGCCCGGGCCGATGATCTGCGGGCGGAAATGAATGTCCGGGCTGCGGAAATGAATGCCCGATTTGATGACTTACGGGTCGACATGAACGCCCGGGCTGCTGAAATGAAGGCCCGGGTTGAGGACCTGCGAGAAGATATGAATGCCCGGGCTATTGAAATGAATGCCCGATTTGATGACTTACGGGTCGACATGAACGCCCGGGCTGCTGAAATGAAAGCCCGGGTTGAGGACCTGCGAGAAGATATGAATGCCCGGGCTATTGAAATGAATGCCCGATTTGATGACTTACGGGTCGACATGAACGCCCGGGCTGCTGAAATGAAAGCCCGGGTTGAGGACCTGCGAGAAGATATGAATGCCCGGGCTATTGAAATGAATGCCCGATTTGAGGAGCTACGGGCCGACATGAACGCCCGGGCTGAAGAATTGCGGGCCGACATGAATGCCCGGTTTAGCGATTATCGGGTAGAATTGAAAGACCGTTTCGATGACTTCCGCGGGGAGATGAATCGGCGGTTCGATGATTTTTCCAAGACTATGGACAAACGACTGGATGAAAACCTGAGAAATATTGACGTCCAGTTAAATCTCGTCCGGGAGCGTCTGAACGATCAAGTCCATCGGTTCAACCGCATTGATGAGGATTTAAAGTTCCTGAGAGATAAAAAGGTTGATGAAGAGCGGGTATTCCGCCTGGACGACGATGTCAGTGATCTCCGTCTCAAGGTAGGGGCGATGCAAGAGAAGATGTCGAATCTGGAGCAGCAGGTGCAGACCAAACTGTTGAAGATGCGACCCCGCAAGGAGCCGTCAGCCAAGCAGACGGCAGGTTAG
- the ilvN gene encoding acetolactate synthase small subunit, translating to MRHTISVLVDNEPGVLSRVTGLFSGRGFNIESLCVAATMEADVSRITLVSVGSEMIIEQIIKQLRKLINVIKVVDLTQTDHVEREMALVKVKAEDRQRAEVLRIADIFRCRVVDVSPNTYTLEVTGNSEKLNAVLGLCKSIGIQEVVRTGTLAIQRSKKD from the coding sequence ATGCGACATACGATATCGGTGTTGGTTGATAATGAGCCCGGCGTCCTCTCCCGAGTCACCGGTCTGTTTAGTGGGCGCGGCTTCAATATTGAGAGTCTGTGTGTGGCCGCCACCATGGAAGCGGATGTTTCCCGTATAACCTTGGTATCTGTCGGCAGTGAGATGATTATCGAGCAGATCATCAAGCAATTGCGCAAGTTGATTAATGTTATCAAAGTCGTAGATCTAACCCAGACTGATCATGTGGAACGGGAGATGGCCCTTGTTAAGGTCAAGGCCGAGGATCGGCAACGGGCTGAAGTGTTGCGTATTGCCGATATCTTCCGCTGCCGGGTGGTAGATGTCAGTCCGAATACCTATACTTTGGAAGTCACTGGCAATTCCGAAAAATTAAATGCAGTTTTAGGGTTGTGCAAATCCATCGGCATTCAGGAGGTAGTGCGCACCGGGACGCTCGCCATTCAACGGTCAAAAAAGGATTAA
- the ilvB gene encoding biosynthetic-type acetolactate synthase large subunit, translating to MKLTGSQIFLKCLEREGVKHVFGFPGGVVLDIYDELTRAPNIKHFLVRHEQGAAHAADGYARASGKVGVCLVTSGPGATNTVSGIASAYMDSIPIVVFTGQVPTPLIGNDAFQEVDIVGITRPCTKHNYLVKHVEDLARVIHEAFHIARTGRPGPVLVDLPKDVVQGRTVPKFPETIKIKSYNPNYHANPKQIKKALDLILKAQRPVIYAGGGVILSGSAGELTKFATLLQIPVTTTLMGLGGFPAPHDLWLGMLGMHGTYFANMSVHHADVLIAIGSRFDDRVTGKIEEFAPHAKIIHIDIDPTSISKNVVVDIPIVGDCKDALSQLNELVAALPPRELAPAHQAWLDQIAEWKRDHPLTYEQNSGELKPQFVVEKLYELTNGNAIISTEVGQNQMWAAQFYHIKSPNRWLSSGGLGCMGYGFPAAIGAQVACPDDIVIDIAGDGSIQMNIQELATAVEYELPVKVAILNNQFLGMVRQWQQLFYGRRYSQTPMTSPDFVKLAEAYGALGLRATRPEEVEPVIREAINTRKPVLMDFRVAPEECVMPMVPAGAPMHKMLLT from the coding sequence ATGAAACTGACCGGCAGTCAGATTTTCCTCAAGTGTCTGGAACGCGAAGGCGTCAAACATGTTTTCGGTTTCCCCGGTGGTGTGGTCCTGGATATTTATGATGAATTGACCCGCGCCCCTAATATTAAACATTTTTTGGTACGGCATGAACAGGGTGCAGCCCATGCCGCCGATGGCTATGCCCGAGCGTCGGGTAAAGTGGGGGTTTGTTTGGTGACCTCGGGGCCGGGGGCGACCAACACCGTTTCGGGGATTGCTTCGGCTTACATGGATTCTATTCCGATTGTGGTTTTCACCGGGCAGGTGCCAACGCCATTGATCGGCAACGACGCCTTTCAGGAGGTTGATATCGTTGGCATTACTCGACCTTGCACCAAGCACAATTATTTAGTCAAGCATGTTGAAGACTTGGCGCGGGTTATCCATGAGGCCTTTCATATCGCTCGGACGGGGCGGCCAGGGCCGGTGCTGGTGGACCTGCCCAAGGATGTGGTTCAGGGCCGGACCGTTCCCAAATTCCCGGAGACCATCAAGATCAAGAGTTATAATCCAAACTATCACGCCAATCCCAAGCAGATCAAGAAGGCTTTGGATCTGATCCTCAAGGCGCAGCGGCCGGTGATCTACGCCGGGGGCGGGGTGATCCTGTCCGGGTCCGCCGGTGAGCTGACTAAGTTTGCCACCTTATTGCAGATTCCGGTGACTACTACCCTGATGGGTTTGGGTGGCTTTCCGGCGCCTCACGATCTCTGGTTAGGCATGTTGGGTATGCATGGGACCTATTTTGCCAATATGTCCGTGCACCATGCTGATGTGTTGATTGCCATCGGGTCCCGTTTCGACGACCGGGTCACCGGTAAAATCGAGGAATTTGCCCCGCATGCCAAGATTATACACATTGATATCGATCCCACCTCTATCAGCAAGAACGTGGTGGTGGACATTCCTATCGTGGGTGACTGCAAGGATGCTCTGAGCCAGCTCAACGAGTTGGTGGCGGCGCTGCCGCCCCGGGAGCTGGCGCCGGCGCATCAGGCCTGGCTGGATCAGATCGCCGAATGGAAACGGGACCATCCTTTGACCTATGAGCAGAACAGCGGCGAATTAAAGCCCCAGTTTGTGGTTGAGAAACTCTACGAGTTGACCAATGGCAATGCCATTATCAGCACTGAGGTGGGACAGAATCAGATGTGGGCGGCTCAATTTTATCACATCAAAAGCCCGAATCGGTGGTTGAGTTCCGGGGGATTGGGTTGTATGGGATATGGCTTTCCGGCCGCCATCGGGGCTCAGGTGGCCTGTCCGGATGATATTGTCATCGATATCGCCGGGGACGGCAGTATCCAGATGAATATCCAGGAACTGGCCACGGCAGTGGAATATGAGCTGCCCGTGAAGGTGGCGATTCTCAATAACCAGTTTTTGGGTATGGTGCGCCAATGGCAGCAGCTTTTCTACGGCCGTCGTTACAGCCAGACTCCCATGACCTCTCCTGATTTTGTTAAACTGGCGGAGGCCTATGGAGCCTTGGGTCTCAGGGCCACCAGACCGGAGGAAGTGGAGCCGGTGATCCGGGAAGCCATTAATACCCGGAAACCGGTATTGATGGATTTCCGGGTGGCACCGGAGGAATGTGTTATGCCCATGGTTCCGGCAGGGGCGCCGATGCACAAGATGCTGCTGACCTAA
- a CDS encoding putative sulfate exporter family transporter, protein MEGRNGISEDWLSLWMGLFIFVLGLGLFVGVDILGWGIKTNVWLDITKALNPISGDLKAMPGITSLFLTYIFLLVITEIGAIAMGANVGRFMIGFTLVFWIGYACWLTGHYAYIAATDAGKMGIGWSLRLTGEAGFIVALMVGLIVGNFFPRFAGVLQEATRPELYIKTAIVIMGAGLGVKAAGAAGLASAVMFRGLCAIIEAYLIYWAVVYFIARKYFKFSREWAAPLASGISICGVSAAIATGGAIRARPVVPIMVSSLVVIFAVVELLILPFLAQTFLWTEPMVAGAWMGLAVKTDGAAVASGAIVDSLIRAKALVAQGISYKEGWMLMTATTVKIFIDIFIGVWAFILAVIWCAKIECTGGRVRAMEIWERFPKFVLGYALTFFFMLFICLAFPGVMKTAKAATAQMDVFRVLFFVLTFFTIGVVSNFKKLWEEGIGKLAAVYVLCLFGFIIWIGLLISWIFFHGVKPPLAG, encoded by the coding sequence ATGGAGGGGAGAAATGGCATCAGCGAGGACTGGCTATCCTTGTGGATGGGGCTGTTTATCTTCGTCCTCGGTCTGGGACTCTTTGTGGGAGTGGATATCCTGGGTTGGGGTATTAAGACCAATGTCTGGCTGGATATCACCAAGGCTTTAAACCCTATATCCGGCGACCTCAAAGCAATGCCGGGTATAACGTCACTCTTTTTGACCTACATCTTTCTGTTGGTCATAACGGAGATTGGCGCTATTGCCATGGGTGCTAACGTCGGCCGTTTTATGATCGGTTTTACTCTGGTCTTCTGGATCGGATATGCCTGCTGGCTGACCGGCCATTATGCCTACATCGCGGCCACGGATGCGGGTAAGATGGGAATCGGCTGGTCGTTGCGGCTGACCGGTGAGGCCGGGTTTATTGTGGCGCTGATGGTGGGTCTGATCGTGGGCAACTTCTTCCCGCGGTTTGCCGGAGTTTTGCAGGAGGCTACTCGGCCCGAGCTTTATATTAAAACCGCCATCGTCATCATGGGTGCCGGTCTGGGGGTCAAAGCGGCAGGGGCGGCTGGTTTGGCCTCGGCGGTCATGTTTCGCGGCCTGTGCGCTATTATTGAAGCCTACCTGATCTATTGGGCGGTGGTCTATTTCATTGCCCGGAAATACTTTAAGTTCAGTCGGGAGTGGGCTGCGCCGCTGGCTTCCGGCATCTCCATCTGCGGGGTCTCGGCGGCTATTGCCACCGGCGGTGCCATTCGGGCCCGGCCTGTGGTTCCGATCATGGTATCCTCGTTGGTGGTAATTTTTGCTGTAGTAGAATTGTTGATCCTGCCATTTTTAGCTCAGACCTTCCTGTGGACGGAGCCGATGGTGGCAGGCGCCTGGATGGGATTGGCGGTCAAGACCGACGGCGCCGCCGTGGCCAGCGGTGCCATCGTCGACTCCCTCATCCGGGCCAAGGCCCTGGTGGCCCAAGGAATCAGTTATAAAGAGGGCTGGATGCTCATGACGGCTACCACTGTGAAGATTTTTATCGATATCTTTATCGGTGTCTGGGCCTTCATTTTGGCGGTCATCTGGTGTGCCAAGATTGAATGTACCGGCGGCCGTGTCCGGGCCATGGAGATTTGGGAGCGGTTTCCGAAGTTCGTCCTGGGCTATGCCCTTACCTTTTTTTTCATGCTATTCATCTGCCTGGCGTTTCCGGGCGTGATGAAAACCGCCAAGGCGGCCACGGCGCAGATGGACGTCTTTCGGGTGCTATTCTTTGTCTTGACCTTCTTCACTATCGGGGTGGTCTCAAACTTTAAGAAGCTGTGGGAGGAAGGCATTGGCAAACTGGCTGCGGTGTATGTCCTCTGTCTCTTTGGATTTATTATCTGGATAGGTCTGTTGATCTCCTGGATCTTTTTCCACGGAGTCAAACCACCGCTGGCTGGCTAG
- a CDS encoding NifB/NifX family molybdenum-iron cluster-binding protein translates to MNKIAVTSEGPSLDDKVDPRFGRAAGFVVVDLDTMHTQYIDNGQTQMMGHGAGIQAAQLVARAGVKCLLTGNVGPKAFQALTAAGIKVVQKLAGVTVREAVERYQRGGVEVAQSPNAAGR, encoded by the coding sequence ATGAACAAAATTGCTGTTACCAGTGAAGGCCCTTCCCTGGATGATAAAGTTGATCCCCGCTTTGGCAGGGCCGCCGGTTTCGTTGTCGTGGATTTGGATACCATGCATACTCAATATATTGATAATGGCCAGACTCAGATGATGGGTCATGGGGCCGGCATCCAGGCAGCACAGTTAGTCGCCCGCGCCGGCGTTAAGTGTCTGCTCACCGGCAACGTCGGTCCCAAGGCATTCCAGGCCTTGACTGCCGCCGGTATTAAGGTGGTGCAAAAACTGGCGGGAGTGACCGTACGGGAAGCTGTGGAGCGATACCAGCGCGGCGGCGTCGAAGTGGCACAATCTCCTAATGCGGCCGGAAGATGA
- a CDS encoding nucleotide-binding protein, translating to MIAAIASGKGGTGKTTVTASLASIWDSPLIAVDLDVEEPNLHLFLQPVIEGCEKGYILTPVVDEAKCTYCGACADICQFAAITVMGRLILTFPEMCHGCNGCIAVCPEKAISPGQRELGDISWGKAGQVDYLAGRLRIGEAMSPPLMRLVKARLKRILAETGKDAIIDAPPGVSCPAVNAVLDSDIIILVTEPTPFGFYDFQLACEAFSPFGKPIGAVINRAGLGQDDIYRFCQERGLPILAEIPYDRAIAEAYSCGRIIAGISPELSATFVSLKDKIRELAALSRPQEAAHA from the coding sequence ATGATTGCAGCCATCGCCAGCGGCAAGGGAGGAACCGGCAAGACCACCGTCACCGCCTCCCTGGCCTCAATCTGGGATAGTCCGTTAATCGCCGTTGATCTTGACGTGGAGGAGCCCAACCTGCATCTCTTCCTCCAACCGGTTATCGAAGGATGCGAAAAGGGCTATATTCTGACACCGGTGGTGGATGAGGCGAAATGCACCTATTGCGGGGCCTGTGCCGATATCTGCCAGTTTGCGGCTATTACCGTTATGGGCCGTCTGATTCTAACCTTTCCGGAAATGTGTCACGGCTGTAACGGTTGTATTGCCGTCTGTCCGGAAAAGGCCATTTCTCCCGGGCAACGGGAATTAGGCGACATAAGCTGGGGAAAAGCCGGACAGGTCGATTATCTGGCGGGTCGGCTTCGCATCGGCGAGGCCATGAGTCCACCCCTCATGCGCCTGGTGAAGGCCAGATTAAAGAGGATTTTGGCGGAAACCGGGAAAGATGCGATCATCGACGCCCCACCGGGAGTAAGTTGTCCAGCCGTTAATGCAGTGCTTGACAGCGATATTATCATCCTGGTCACCGAACCCACTCCGTTTGGCTTTTACGACTTTCAGTTGGCCTGCGAAGCCTTCTCGCCTTTTGGAAAACCCATAGGCGCGGTGATCAATCGGGCCGGACTAGGCCAGGATGACATCTATCGATTCTGCCAGGAACGGGGGTTGCCAATTCTAGCCGAGATTCCTTATGACCGGGCTATTGCCGAGGCCTATTCCTGCGGCAGGATTATTGCCGGGATATCACCAGAGCTCTCCGCGACCTTTGTCTCTCTGAAGGACAAGATACGCGAGCTGGCCGCACTTAGCCGTCCCCAGGAGGCCGCCCATGCGTGA